In Dermacentor silvarum isolate Dsil-2018 chromosome 2, BIME_Dsil_1.4, whole genome shotgun sequence, the following proteins share a genomic window:
- the LOC125943425 gene encoding pupal cuticle protein 36-like encodes MIGPFFSDEKRPTRCALEIDVTVKLLVLCFVAKACALRHHQSAPGYQGPGYSGYGGYSGPPAGPPYQGYADYSSPPQPYSFGYDTADEFGNRQFRSEQGDANNAKTGSYGYTDVNGLYRRVSYVADANGFRASVDTNEPGTAPGASAGVVFNAAPVVPPVPAGTATPAAYGAREAPGYNNALSGYGGYGYDPYGRGAGAGYGGYGRFGYGPNGAAVGGYANGGRTPSGYGAAGYAAGQYGPAGYGRLAAGHHGFRRRR; translated from the exons ATGATAGGCCCCTTCTTCTCCGACGAAAAGCGGCCCACACGATGTGCTCTCGAGATTGACGTCACG GTGAAACTGCTCGTGCTTTGCTTTGTCGCAAAGGCTTGCGCGCTGCGTCACCACCAGTCCGCACCTGGATACCAGGGTCCCGGCTACAGTGGTTACGGTGGCTATAGCGGACCTCCAGCAGGCCCACCTTACCAAGGCTACGCTGATTACTCATCC CCACCGCAGCCGTACAGCTTTGGCTACGACACGGCTGACGAGTTCGGCAACCGGCAGTTCCGCAGCGAACAAGGTGACGCAAATAACGCAAAGACTGGCTCGTATGGTTACACGGACGTCAACGGTCTCTACCGGCGCGTCAGCTACGTCGCCGATGCCAATGGCTTCCGCGCCAGTGTAGACACCAACGAACCGGGCACGGCGCCGGGAGCCAGCGCCGGCGTTGTGTTCAACGCCGCGCCCGTTGTGCCGCCCGTTCCTGCTGGGACGGCAACACCTGCTGCGTACGGCGCCAGGGAAGCCCCTGGTTACAACAACGCATTGAGCGGATATGGTGGATATGGATACGACCCTTACGGCCGCGGTGCTGGAGCCGGCTACGGTGGCTACGGACGGTTCGGCTACGGCCCTAATGGAGCTGCTGTGGGTGGTTATGCCAACGGTGGACGCACTCCTTCCGGCTACGGTGCCGCCGGCTATGCGGCGGGCCAGTACGGTCCAGCTGGCTACGGCAGATTAGCCGCTGGTCACCATGGCTTCCGCCGTCGTAGATAA